The nucleotide sequence CCAACCAAAGCCACAGACTTCCCCAATGCCTGATTGAATTCACTTTGTGACATTTTGAACCCAGTGGGGGGGAAGGGGACGGATGTTGAACAAGGAGACCTCAGAAAACAGCATCAACACCGAAGTGGCATAATGCCTCATTGTGGGGCTTGAATGTGACTGATTGTGTTTGGATGAGAATCAAGGGGGGTTATGGGATGCATGTGATTGAGACCAAAGTTGATAGTTAAAAGATAGGTTTCTAGTCTAGATACATATTCAAGATTGATATATTAATATCTACTGTAAGAGCTGAAGCCTAACTTGTGACTGCATTGTGTTTATGTGCATCTCGAAATCCCCTCATTGGCATCAATGCACGATTTACGAGACAGAGTTACAGGTAAGCGTGCAGCCCAAAGTGCCTCAACATATGTATATTTCCAGGTATCAGAGGGTTATTTCCTTTTAACTTCCCATGCTCTCGCATTCATGCTGTTTACACACGCTGTATATCCCTGGCTCTAATTGCATGTTGTCCAAGTTTTGCATGATGTGTCATGTGATCGGATGCTTGTACGCCAGGAAAAGGACAGGACCTGTAGtggatgtgtgttttgggttCCTGTGTGTTGGTCTTTTGTTATTGTGTCGCACCGAGGTAGTGTGTTTGTTCAGCTCCTCTTTTTACCTGACTTTTTCCTCTGGCCTCACAGGAAGCAGCTTTTTGGCCTTAGCGATGGGCTTCCTGGCAGGAGCGGAGCGGCCCTGAGTTCCTGCTGCGAGGACAATAGGTCTCCCCGGGGCCGGGGCTGTTCTCAGACCTGATTCTCTTCAGGAAACTGCAGATTTATCCCAGCAGCTGAACTGAGCCATACAGGGAGTGTGGCCCTACCCTATGAGTGTCTCTTTTCTGAATGGGACTTTTCTTATGTTAAGTAGTGTGATGATAAAGATGAGCCTGTGGTGGGGTGGGCTGGAAGGATGAAGGAATAGTCTTGGCCTTGCCCAAGAAGACCCAATCTAGGTTAATATATGTGTGGGCTGAACTGGAGTGACTATCATGTATCTGTTGAGCTAGATGCCTTGCTTTTTCTATTGTCAGCTGGACTTGTTGTAGACCCTCCCCTTCCTTTTGAGGGGAAAAGGGAGGTGGTGGCAGGGATGAGGTTACTTTTCCAAATCATGGCTCATGCGATGTAGCCAGCAGCCCTCGACAAGAACATTTCCTGTTGAAAAGCAGTGCTAAAAAAGTCGACTTCGGTGTTAGATTTATGGTGAATGCTGGGGAAACGGCTGCCTCATTGATGACAGTAATAGTAGAGAATCGTTAGGTAAAAAAAGGTAGACAAATATTTACAGAAATCCTCAACACCTATTTGAAATATGTGCAGTTAATTGCATCGCTTAGCTTATAGTAACTTGGCCTCAATTTGTAGAGTAATCCAGTGTGTCCGTTAACAGTGGGACAGGTTTACAAAATGAAGACCTAGGCCTGCTATTAGTTGTTCCTCACAATGAAATCGGGGAGGGGACTGTGGATCTGTCACTCTCACACGTGATACCTCAGACAGCACTGGCACGATTTTGATTAAACTTGGGTGGATGATGTGTCTTACCATAGAGATCCGGCATTTACAAAATGACACTGATGGGCCCAATGCGGGACCTATAGTAATTAACAGAAACGTGTTGGTCACACGCAATATCTCATTTGTCCCAAGGGGTGGAGGGGGATgggacatgtttactgttgccttgttttgACTTACAGCCATAGGCATTAGTTTCAGTCGTTTATGGGATCATGATCTACAAGATCGCTaccacaacagaatggtgtgtaTGTAACAGGcaattgttgttgtgtgtgtgtgctcactccTGCCGGTGTGTGAGGGGCACAGCAGAATGTGGTTTCTCCCCCTGAATGTGTGGGTTGCCCTGTAATTTGTTGCCTGTCATCAGGACCTGGAAAAAACATATTGAACTGGCCTATTTGTGCTGAGTGGGAGCTGGAGGCACTAAGTGAGGAGTAGTGAGGGTGGGATGGGAACTACGTGTTTATGTTACACTCCTCTGATCTGAGGAGCTGGCATCTGGAGCAAATCGGAGGCACTTGGAATTTGGCACGTCCAGTGGGATACTGTATTTCAAGAAGCCCAAACACAGACAGATTCTTTCTGCAACCTAGAACAGAAACCTTGTCCACAAGAAGTTATACAACAGCTATTTTGagtaaatattccaaaacaaatCAATGTTTTCCAGTTTACTCAGTATAACTAATGTAACCTTAATAACCACTTATTCATTATTTTCTTGTTCttaacctttctagcgcaggcgttccgctagcagaacccctcgacaacattccgctgaaaaggcagcgcgggaaattcaaaaatatttttttgaaatatgtatctttcacacattaacaagtccaatacagcaaatgaaagataaacatcttgttaatctacccatcgtatccgatttcaaaaaggctttacagcgaaagcacaacatatgattatgttagttcagagccaagtcaaaaaaacacacagccattttctagccaaagataggagtcacaaaaagcagaaatatagatcaaattactaacctttgatcttcatcagatgacactcataggacatcatgttacacaatacatgtatgttttgttcgataatgtgcatatttatatccaaaaatctcagtttacattggcgcgttacatgcagtaatgttttgattccaaaacatccggtaaTAAACATCGATAAAAGATACAAGCGTTATTCACAGAATTTAAagttctccttaatgcaaccgctgtgtcagatttcaaaaaaactttacggaaaaagcataatctgagtacggcgctcagagcccaatccagccaaatccagccaaagaaatttccgccatgttggagtcaatagaagttagaaataacatgataaatattcacttacctttgatggtcttcatcagaatgcactcccaggaatcccagttcgacaataaatgactgattttgttccataaagtccatcatttatgtccaaatagtcactagttgttagcgtgttcagcccagtaatccatcttcatgagcactaggtccagacaaaaactcaaagttccgttacaggtcgtagaaacatatcaaacgatgtatggaatcaatctttaggatgtttttaacataaatcatcaataatgttccaaccggagaatttcatcgtctgtagcaaagcactggaacaagagctaactctgtcgggagcgtgcgtcacgagcctgagacactctgccagaccaatgactcattcagctcccattcccccctcctttatagcaaaagcctgaaacaagtttctaaagacggttgacatctagtggaagccttgggaagtgcaacttaaccccataaacactgtgtattcggtaggccaagctttgaaaaactacaaacctcagatttcccacaacctgagaaaaatccaaccaggaattcgcctgccatatgagttctgttatactcagacatcattcaaacagttttagaaacttcagagtttaaattttttttttttatccaatactactaatagtatgcatatattagcatctgggacagagtagcaggcagtttactctgggcacgcatttcatgcaaaagtgaaaatgctgcccactatcccaaacaggtttaacTAGTGGCTGTGCAGCCGTAGATTCCGTAGGGATATGTTCGTGTCCAGCTGTAATAGGAAGTTCAGCTACTCTGCGCAGCACCTTGACTAATTAGACTGAATGTTGTGTTCCCTCCATTGTGCTATAGCTAGGGCAAGCGTTCTATAATTGCACTATTAGTTTgggtttcttacatctgcaaacagctggtttgtattttcttagcaagttgtggCTAAGTCGTATTAGCcgctaatcgctagttagctggctaataaATATAccgagtcagagcaaacgtagctagctatacagcataataccagtgatggtgtaggccTAAAtgagcatgttgtttgtgcaatagtatcttctaaatcaaagaggaattgGTGAAGCttgaatatgttagctacatgaagtagctaagagaacaTTTTAATGTAGCCAATGATTATAGGGTCCCCAAGGAAACAcggaccaacactttggttccaaCCCTATCACAATAACTtctccctggcattttcatttgttgtcatgtcaaaaaacactgtattcaaagtgcccacttaTCTTATAACTGTAGAATTAGAAATATATGAAAATGTAGAAATTTATTTTTGGTTGAAGtttaattgaacagtataaaaaatgGAGTGGAGAGAGACCCATGAAATCACTTAGGATGTATGTGATGCCACTctagggtcacgcactactcataaagcaaatgtagaactttattattaaaaaacataaaatactgtcataatttttttttttaaatactaggAGTATTTCCAGACCAGTAGTTAAGTTATAGGCTATAACTAGATCCCAGAGTTGTGCCTAGTCAGGAAAATCTCTGCTCTATGGCCCCAGAACCCTGTGTAGGAGGGACAGGGTCTTTCCTCTGGCTGAGGGAACGAAGCAGTGACAGCAGGCATGTCCGACTGGCTGAAGCTAACCAGAGTCCCTCAGACCAATCTCCACTTGATGTCTCACGCTAATGGCCAGCGTCTGTAGATGCCATTCTCTTGTGATAAGCTTGCTTTGGTGAGGCGGAGGGCTGGAGGAAATATGCGCTGCAATCATTTTAATCCGACGCCTTGCTTTGTGGAATATTAATGTAGGCTACGCTGGGCTTTGCTGTCACAGTAGCAACATTTTGTGCATAGCTTCTCTTTGAATGGCAACGAGAGATGGCAGAAAATACTTGTTTTTggagatgtttttttatttatcctatgTAATTACAACTAACTTGTAGCCCTCCTCAAGTATCTGAACATGTCCCAGCCTGGTCCACGCTAGCAGGATGTGAGAGGGAATTGTGTGGTGGAATGTGCTTAAGGCTATATGgaaacagatgtgtgtgtgtgtgtgtgtgtgtggggtgctcTGACCCTTTgtcgatctctctctttcttagtcGAGCCGTGTATGGAAATGTGTCCCACAACTGTGAACTCTGTACATGTGTGTGCctctgcatgcatgcatgtgtgtttctGCTCTGACGCTGAcgtctatccatccctctccctgtCAGTGGAGCTAAGGAGCGGTGACCCAGAACTGGATTGACAGCCAGGAAGACCAACCCAAAGTGAACTCCCTGGCCCAGCGTCAAGACACCTTTATGATTCTTCCACAGACTGTATGACCGAGGTaacttcaatacaacacatttgtCGATCAGAAATACTACACTAGCAACACTTTTGAAACATGATGACAGCTGACATAATGGAAGTTTATTACTAAGTAAACCTGTTTGAACAACGTGTTGATTTAACCGTTGGCACATTCTGTGATTGAGAGCAATAGTTTGGGTTTCTGATCCTAATGTAATATCTGGCTTGTCTGTATTGGCTTCTGTTCATCGTTTCCTGTTGCTTTTGTTCTTGGGCCACTTAACTTCGCTTTTATCTGTAGCGTGTGCAGGGCTTTCAGACATGCTGCTTGGAGGTATAGGTGATGTTATGGTTAATCCCCTTGACTTCAACACCTCCGACAAAGAAAAAGACCAACCCTAGGATTAACCCCTTGTTACCTACAGTACCTCTTTCTTTCTAATGGAACATTGGGGAGTGGGTTTCCCAAAGCATTCGTAGCTAAAGCGCAACGTTATTTCTCTCCACAACCCAGCTGCACAGCCGCGAGAGAGTACCAATTATAACATCGATgtttgtttgtcttgtatgtgtgAATTAGCATCATTCGTAAAAATGAACCACTTTGCTCTTCTACTAGAGGTGTGATTCTGGGCTGGTGTGAGAATTAACATATTACTTTAGCCGTGAATGCTTTGAAATACCCACCCCAGACCAATGTAGGAAATTGCCCTTCAGCAAGGGGTGGATTCAAAAACATTGCTAAATAGAGTCTCTCGTATAAAGGTCTTCAGGTGCCCTTACAGTAAGAGCTTTATGGGTAGTTTATAATAGGGTTTTGTCTTGAATGAGAAAGATTTGCTACAGTTAATTTCGCCATCAAGCAAAGAATGTCAGGCTACGACGTCCTGAATAATGTAATTTTAGGCTACAGGCCTCCTTACTACTTAACTAAATGTCATGCTCTCTTTACCTCTGGGTAACACATGAAAAATTCATACATGCGTACACTAGCCTCAGTAAAACACATAGGTATCTGAGTCAGTGTTTCCCTTCTCTTATCAGGTTGTGAGTAGACTCTCTGGGGGCTTCTGCTGAAAGTTCTCAGTCCACAACCATGACTCAGTCTGTGCAGGTCAACCCCAAATTGCCTGGTAAGCATTTCAGTTCCAGCTGGTATTTATCAAGTCATTATGTGGTAACAATGGATAATGTCTGGGACTTGAAAAACTTAAACAGATTTGATAACTGTTGTAATGTTTTCCTGTGGACTGCAGATCTGGGCGCACCGTTTCTATTCTCCAGTCAGGAAGAGGTGGATCAACAGGGCTCTTATTCGGTCCAAACTCCGTATGGCTTCCAGCTGGACCTGGACTTCCTCAAGTATGTGGAGGAGATAGAAAGCGGCCACCACGTCCGCCGGGTACCCGTCAACTCTCGCAGGTCATCCCGGGGGGTCAAAGCCTCCCAGCGGAGCCCGAATGTGGGGGGAAGAGCCAGCGGCTGGACCTCAACAGAGTCCCTCTCCTCACCCGCCAGCGAAGATGGTCGTGcgccccctcctccaccaccacggAATCGCATTGGCTCCGCTCCCAGTGAGGGGCAACCCCTGTCCCCGCTATCTGTCCTtagcctccccctctctgctgGCGCCAAAGTGCCACCACCACCTCCGCTACGTAACCCCAGGGTAGAGAGGACCCTCCTGGAGACCAGCCTGCGACTGCAGCAGGAGCAGAGCCACCAGCACCAAAATGGCACCTGTTTCCAGCTCTCTGACCCACCAAAGCAAAGCCCCAGGGCTGTGACGACTCATGTTACCCCAGCTAGTGCAGCATCCACAGTAGATGACCAGCCCTTGCACCTCTTCTCTGCCACCCCCAGCCCATCTCAGAGTAGCCTGACCAGACCCAGTCCCCACTCCTCCGGTAGGAGCACCCCGGCCTCTAGCACCGGAATGGCTACTTTGCCTCCCAGCCAGTTGCAGACTGTGAGAGAGCAGATGGCCACTGCCCTGAGGCAActgaaggagatggaggagagagtgaagggggTCCCAGTGCTGGAGAGAGAGGTGGCCAAGCTACGGGCTGAGAAAGACATGCTCCTACTGGTACTGCAGGAGAAGAAGACCGTGGCGGCCCAACAACAGGCTACAACAGTAGTGAGCAGTACTACCACCACAACGGTGGACGCAGGCACACAGAGTCAGGAACGTCCTCCTTTTTCCCCCAAGAGTCCCAGAAGTCCCAAGAGTCCAAGCAAAATAGGGGACCTCAGAAAGCTGACTGAGAAGTTCGAAGGCAAGACAGGGAAAGATGGAGCACATTCTGAGAAGGTTGTGGAGAAGAGGTCTGTGGCCGTCGGGGATGACATGTTGCTGGACGCCGGGGTCTTCTACTACAGCCAAGGTTCCAAGGATGCCTCAGAGGGCACGCCTCAGGTGGACGTCTGCGAGAAAGGTGTGGCCACGGAGGCACCGGCCTTCCGTGAGGAGTGGGTGCAGGCTGGGGTGGAGACAGAGGAGGCCTCGGTTTGGGTGATGGAATCCCAGCTGGGGCTGAGCAGTGAGGCCCAGAGGGAGATTGACACCCTACAGGACACCATCAAGTTCCAGCAGGAGTCCATCTTGGCTCTGGAGGGGCGACTCGGCCAGGCTGACGAGGACCTGGCAGTGCTCAAAGCCCAGGAGGATGAGAGGAAATCCAAAGCAACGTCCGAGAAGGCGGTCCTTGCCAAACCAGACTCAGCCCATGCCCAAGTGGGGACCGAAGCCTCTACAACATCCACGCCAGCTTCACAGCATGTCGCAGTCTCCTGTTGTCCTGAGGTGGTTGACGCTTGTGTAGGTGAGGATTTGAGAGCCGTACATTACGACCAGAGCACTCAGACTGACTCTGTGGAGAGCCCTGCAGAAGAGGAACCAACCCTAGTAGCACTGGTCAGCACTGGAAGTCAATGGGAGAATCTGTACGAGGATGAGACTATAGAGCAGAACGCTCCAGTCACTGCGCTGAAGAAGAGACAGATGACCATTGCGGAGTACAAGGTCACCCCTGGCGAGGAGACGGTCAGTTTAGCCGAAggaaagggagggaaagaggaggaaacgGCGCCCAGGACACCCACAACTCCAACAATGGTTGAAAGTGAGTGCCAAGTGTATTTATTCTTATACAATAGTTATTCATATAGAAGATAAATGATTCCCCCACACTAATAAAGCAGGTGTAAaattaatatacagtgccttcggaaggtttagaccccttgactttttccacaatttgttacgttacagccttattctaaaatgtgttaaattaataaaaatcctcagcaatctacacacaataccccataatgacaaagtgaaaacaggcttTTTGAAATGTTACATAAGCattaagaccctttgctatgagacacgaaattgagctcaggtgcatcctgtttccattgatcatccatccttgatgtttctacaacttgactgtaGTCCACCTATGGCAAAtgcaattgattagacatgatttagaaaggcacacacctgtctatataaggtctcacagttgacagtgcatgtcagagcaaaaaccaagccatgaggtcgaaggaattgtccgtagagctccgagacaagattgtgtcgaggcagagatctggggaaggggaccaacacatttctgcagcattgaaggtccccaagaacacagtggcctccatcattctaaatcgaagaagtttggaaccaccaagactcttcctagagctggtcacctGGCCAAagtgagcaattgggggagaagggccttggtcagggaggtgaccaagaaccagatggtcactctgacagagctctagagttcttctgtggagatgggagaaccttccagaaggacaaacatctctgcagcactccaccaatcaggcctttatggtattgGCCAgacggagtttgccaaaaggcacctaaagactctcagaccatgagaaagcagattctctggtgtgatgaaaccaagattgaactctttggcccgaatgccaagcgtcatgtctggaggaaacctggcaccatccctacggtgaagcatggtggtggcagcatcatgctgtgggggtgtttttctgcagcagggactgggagacttgtcaggatcgagggaaagataaacagaagtacagagagatccttgatgaaaacctgcttcagagcactcaggacctcagactgtggtgaaggttcaccttccaacaagacaacgaccctgagcacacagccaagacaacgcagcagttgcttcgggagaagtctctgaataatcttgagtggcccagccagagcccggacttgaacctgattttaacatctttggagagacctgaaaatagctgtgcagcaacgctccccatccaacctgacagagcttgagaggatctgcagagaagaatgggagaaactccccaaaatagatgtgccaagcttgtagcaaaatacccaagaagactcgaggctgtaaatgctgccaagggtactgagtaaagggtctgaatacttatgtaaatgtgtcatttctgtttaaaaaatttaataaatgagcaaataaacagtttttgctttgtcattatgtgtagattgaaatTATAATTTAATAGATTTCAGAATtatgctgtaacctaacaaaatgtggttaaagtcaaggggtctgaatactttccaaaggaaCTGTAGAATTCAATGTAGTAGCATATTGGTTGGGTCACTCACCGAGTCCGTTGTGGCCACAGGTATGCTGAAGTCCATcatgaagaagaaggatgggagTAGTTCCGGTGAATCACGTAGCAGCGGCAAGAAGAGCTTGCAGTTTGTTGGCATTCTCAACGGGGGGTAAGTGGTGCTTTGTCATCATTGAATGAGCAAAAATCTGCACATATTACCATCACACTGATAATACACAGGGCATATTAGAAGAAAAGGATGACCAATGTTAAAGATAACTAACTAGACATGTACTTCTGTTCAGATATGAGTCGACATCtagtgaagaggaggaagaggggagttCCTCGGGCGACAGTGAAGTGGATGATTGCTCGGACAGTAGTGATGGCGAAGATGGAGAGGCAGCTCTGGAGGAGACCTCCGATGAAGAGAGGAACATTAATATGGATGACACCGATAGTGATGATATGGCCTTAGCAGCAGGGACTGAAGCCACTGAGGACAGTCCAGATGCAGTGAAAGAGAAGTATGCTTCAACTACAGCTCATGGAACTGTCATTGTTGGCAGATAACAATTTTACAGGGATAGTCAACAGAATTTTCAGAATTTGTTGAAAGTTTGCTTTCCTTGAAAGAAGTATGTTGGTAGTAAAATTTGGATCTTCTATTTTGGTTTGTAGCCTTTAGGTTCCCTGAATTTGCTCAAGTTAGTGTAAATACTAAGGGTGTAATGGTAGCAAATCAGGTCTGAATTAGTATATCAAACCATTAAATTACCGCAGCAGCCAAAGTAATTTCGCAACATTATCATCTGTGAAGCTATGCATGTGTATATTATTGACATGGAATTATAGCCAAGATGTTTGCACAAAAAGTAGTTGAATATGTTATATAGGAGTCTCATCTTACATTGCACAAGTGTTAGATCCCAGTCGGTCACTACCATAGACAACTTCCATGTCTAATTGCAGTAATCCCTTGTCATAGATTTGAGCTGAGTGCAAAAATGCATGAGGCTTCTCTCATTCTGAAGAACCACCTGAATGATGTCAAACCACTGAAGAGTAAAGAAGTGGTAGGTTTCAGCATGCCTCTTTAATTCCTCTGTTTTATTATATGCTAGAAATCTTGAGTTTACTTTTCAAAATTCTCTCATACCTGATTTTTGGAAACAAAtaccctgtttttttttttttcaatccaCACATAATCTCTCAAGTGTGTTTTGAAGTTCCATAACTTGAAGAAGTGGTTGCGAGGACATAGTCTCCTTAGTCCAATTCATGCCACACTAAATACGATTATAAACATTTAATACATCACCAAGACTTCTACATGGTTATAAAATGTCTTCCTGATGTTCCAAGTGTTTATAATCATATTAGTATGATAACCTTTATGTAGCTGTATTCCATCAGTGATCTTATCCCACATCCTTCCTCCATACCCCTTTGTCTTGTACTGTAGCTCTCCAGCACTCATACTGTGCAGCTGGAATGGTTCCGCATCTCTAGTGCAAAGATGGCCCAGCCGCCCCGTGTCTCAGACTACCTGATGGCCTTCACTGAGGTCTCCTCTGCCCTGCTGGCCCACGTCATCAACATGACTGATGGCAATGGTAACACGGCCTTGCACTACAGCGTCTCCCACTCCAATTTCACAGTGGTGGGGCTACTACTGGACACAGGTTAGTTGGAGTGAGGAGTGTTCACTTATCTCGGGGAAGTTGTGTTAGGGTCAGGGCTTATGACCTTAGTGAAGAGATCATAATGCATCTTCAGAAGTTTGGTATTCATGGTTTAACTACAGGCATAAAATCACATTAGTTATGCCATGTACTTATCGTCAGGAAGTTTCCATGCCCCGGGGTTTCACCGTGGGGTGGGTGTGCTCTGTGCAGGCATGTGTTGTGTAGATAAGCAGAACAAGGCAGGCTACACTGCTATCATGCTGGCGGCCCTCTCATctgtgaaagaggaggatgacaTGGTGGTGGTCAGGAAGCTCTTCAGTCAGGGCAACGTCAACGCCAAGGCCAGCCAGGCAAGTCCTTCTCAAATCACATAAAATCCAGTCTATCCCCCTCAGTCTATGCCGCTTGTGTGTTGTCGCTAACACCATGCTAACTGGGCTACATTGTGTTTAGGCTGGCCAGACAGCGTTGATGTTAGCCGTTAGCCATGGACGGCAGGAGATGGTGCGGGCGCTGCTGGACTGCGGGGCTGAAGTGAACGTGAAGGATGACGAGGGCTCCACGGCGCTCATGTGCGCCAGCGAGCATGGCCGCGCCGAGATTGTCTCGCTGCTCCTGGATCAGCCGGGCTGTGACATCTCCATCGTGGACAATGTGAGTTCCtttactgtctgtctggctgtttaCCCTGTAAACTCAGTGTGTCTTTACACGCTTACCTGGCTTCCTCTTTCTGTCCACTTTCCTCATCTTCTACCTCTTCCATTTCACGCTGAACTGAAAGAACTAGGCAGGTCAAAGCAAGTACTCTGATAGGCTTTTGCCATATTGTTTTATATGTCCTGTCTTAACACCAGTGCTGCagatggagaggagagcaggggaggaaGCCACTAGATTATTGCGACGCAGCAAAGAAGTGAATACAAAAAcatattacatttattttataaatCCTTGTTTCTTTTTTTAATCAACGCTAATTTTTAAATTAGCAATAAGACAATATTTTTATAATCTGTACACCCGTGTTTTTCTACAGTATGACTTTACAGTGGATTTTTCTCAGACTAGTTTGAACCTCCAGTCCAGACTGATATATCTAAGAGAGCACATCTGGGGCAAAATGAGTTAGGCATGCAGCACATGGATTGAGTTTCAGTAAGATGCAGCTAGACTGAGAGGGGCTGGGAAAGTATTTAGGAACATGTTTTTTTCAACCTTGTGACAATTGGATACAGCTAATTCTTCAGGATTGTGAGGCAGACAGAGATGTGGGTTAACCCTTTGCTGGTTTGAAGACCtagaccaggggtgggcaacCTTAAGGGCCACTGTGGGTGCAACGTTTTATTTCAGCCAACCCGGAACACAACCGATTAATCTACCCGATTTTAATCCAATCAAAATTGATAAACTACGATTTAGTTGGTGTGTTGCTTGGCTGCCTGGAAGAAAAGCCTGTACCCACACCGGCCCTCGCAGTGTAAGATAGCCCACGCCTCACCTTGACTGTATACTGTAAAGACACAGTTCTATATTTCATGAATGGCATATAGCTTCTTATTCTTTCTACTGTGTGATGAGGCTGTGAATGGGCAGGAATCTTATTTGTGTCCCACCTCAGAGGGTTTATAGCAAAGCCTGCTGTCCCTtttgtcttcctccctctctaggaCGGCAGTAATGCGCTTTCCATCGCCCTGGAGGCCTCTCACAATGACACAGCTGTGCTGCTCTACGCCCACATGAACTACACCAAAGCCCAGGCAGCTGTGAGTTCCCCAGACGCTGGTCTTGAGGGCGAGGGACCTGCCTGGTTTTTATATGACAAACAGACAGTTTGGCCTTGAATCCAGTATAGGTCACACTCACAACATATCCGTATCATGCGCAATTTCAAGTGTGTAATATTATCGCCTCGGCTACACTCCAATGTTTGGGTGTGGTATGTTGGCCTAGTTGAAAGATCTTGTCTTGGCATGTGTAGCAGTAGTGACCCCTAGAGCATATTCTTTACAGCTCTATGTATTT is from Salvelinus alpinus chromosome 16, SLU_Salpinus.1, whole genome shotgun sequence and encodes:
- the LOC139540863 gene encoding KN motif and ankyrin repeat domain-containing protein 3-like isoform X1, with product MTQSVQVNPKLPDLGAPFLFSSQEEVDQQGSYSVQTPYGFQLDLDFLKYVEEIESGHHVRRVPVNSRRSSRGVKASQRSPNVGGRASGWTSTESLSSPASEDGRAPPPPPPRNRIGSAPSEGQPLSPLSVLSLPLSAGAKVPPPPPLRNPRVERTLLETSLRLQQEQSHQHQNGTCFQLSDPPKQSPRAVTTHVTPASAASTVDDQPLHLFSATPSPSQSSLTRPSPHSSGRSTPASSTGMATLPPSQLQTVREQMATALRQLKEMEERVKGVPVLEREVAKLRAEKDMLLLVLQEKKTVAAQQQATTVVSSTTTTTVDAGTQSQERPPFSPKSPRSPKSPSKIGDLRKLTEKFEGKTGKDGAHSEKVVEKRSVAVGDDMLLDAGVFYYSQGSKDASEGTPQVDVCEKGVATEAPAFREEWVQAGVETEEASVWVMESQLGLSSEAQREIDTLQDTIKFQQESILALEGRLGQADEDLAVLKAQEDERKSKATSEKAVLAKPDSAHAQVGTEASTTSTPASQHVAVSCCPEVVDACVGEDLRAVHYDQSTQTDSVESPAEEEPTLVALVSTGSQWENLYEDETIEQNAPVTALKKRQMTIAEYKVTPGEETVSLAEGKGGKEEETAPRTPTTPTMVESMLKSIMKKKDGSSSGESRSSGKKSLQFVGILNGGYESTSSEEEEEGSSSGDSEVDDCSDSSDGEDGEAALEETSDEERNINMDDTDSDDMALAAGTEATEDSPDAVKEKFELSAKMHEASLILKNHLNDVKPLKSKEVLSSTHTVQLEWFRISSAKMAQPPRVSDYLMAFTEVSSALLAHVINMTDGNGNTALHYSVSHSNFTVVGLLLDTGMCCVDKQNKAGYTAIMLAALSSVKEEDDMVVVRKLFSQGNVNAKASQAGQTALMLAVSHGRQEMVRALLDCGAEVNVKDDEGSTALMCASEHGRAEIVSLLLDQPGCDISIVDNDGSNALSIALEASHNDTAVLLYAHMNYTKAQAAGTNKSRSPTSPQKTWSAAE
- the LOC139540863 gene encoding KN motif and ankyrin repeat domain-containing protein 3-like isoform X2, with amino-acid sequence MTQSVQVNPKLPDLGAPFLFSSQEEVDQQGSYSVQTPYGFQLDLDFLKYVEEIESGHHVRRVPVNSRRSSRGVKASQRSPNVGGRASGWTSTESLSSPASEDGRAPPPPPPRNRIGSAPSEGQPLSPLSVLSLPLSAGAKVPPPPPLRNPRVERTLLETSLRLQQEQSHQHQNGTCFQLSDPPKQSPRAVTTHVTPASAASTVDDQPLHLFSATPSPSQSSLTRPSPHSSGRSTPASSTGMATLPPSQLQTVREQMATALRQLKEMEERVKGVPVLEREVAKLRAEKDMLLLVLQEKKTVAAQQQATTVVSSTTTTTVDAGTQSQERPPFSPKSPRSPKSPSKIGDLRKLTEKFEGKTGKDGAHSEKVVEKRSVAVGDDMLLDAGVFYYSQGSKDASEGTPQVDVCEKGVATEAPAFREEWVQAGVETEEASVWVMESQLGLSSEAQREIDTLQDTIKFQQESILALEGRLGQADEDLAVLKAQEDERKSKATSEKAVLAKPDSAHAQVGTEASTTSTPASQHVAVSCCPEVVDACVGEDLRAVHYDQSTQTDSVESPAEEEPTLVALVSTGSQWENLYEDETIEQNAPVTALKKRQMTIAEYKVTPGEETVSLAEGKGGKEEETAPRTPTTPTMVESMLKSIMKKKDGSSSGESRSSGKKSLQFVGILNGGYESTSSEEEEEGSSSGDSEVDDCSDSSDGEDGEAALEETSDEERNINMDDTDSDDMALAAGTEATEDSPDAVKEKFELSAKMHEASLILKNHLNDVKPLKSKEVLSSTHTVQLEWFRISSAKMAQPPRVSDYLMAFTEVSSALLAHVINMTDGNGNTALHYSVSHSNFTVVGLLLDTGMCCVDKQNKAGYTAIMLAALSSVKEEDDMVVVRKLFSQGNVNAKASQAGQTALMLAVSHGRQEMVRALLDCGAEVNVKDDEGSTALMCASEHGRAEIVSLLLDQPGCDISIVDNGTNKSRSPTSPQKTWSAAE